The Branchiostoma lanceolatum isolate klBraLanc5 chromosome 7, klBraLanc5.hap2, whole genome shotgun sequence nucleotide sequence CATGCACATACCTCAAAATCAATTTTGGCTAAttgtgggagggcaacttgtaaaggtgtgttaacacctgttttgccctccctttcacgttGTGACAAactcaaataaacaataactagctaaaagtttacatttggcttgtccttggtgctgacttttgtgttgttgttcccCCAGACTGTCCCTGGTGCAGGAGAGGCTGAAGCCAGTCAGGACCAGTCTCAACTGGATTCAGGAGGTCCCCAACTGACCGTCTCCCGCCACTCTACGCCGCAACCGAATGTCGCACTCATAAAAATCGTCAAGGGCGACAGAGGTCCACGGCGCAGAGACGAGTATgttatttctttgtatttttttcactgTAGCGCCCGTTTCAGAATGGTATCAACCACATTTTTGCATGAcatgctgttgtttgttttctttaaaaggTAGAAAAGTATAACATAATGTAATTTTGAACTCAGTTTTAACCTACCAAGTAGTCAGTGAAAATTTGTTCTTTACAGCAGCATTGGAGTGCTAAAAgttcattttctttgaaaacccatgacagaagaaaacagcatttTGCTTTAAAAATTACCCACTTTGTACTTAGTTTGTACCCCAGTTTCCTACATCCATTTGTCTTACTGATTGAAttattttctcttcttttcctaTTCAGTGTATTCAACACCAAATTTGACAATCCAGAAGAAGAGGAGTCACAAATACAATCAAGTGAGCAATTCGATGAGGGACAGATACAAGATGGCGAATGGGTCCCTCGGGTTGATGAGGATGCTGATgacaacgatgatgatgatgatgatgataaacatGGTGGTAACAATGTTGCTGAAGGAGAGTCATACACGAGGAGTTACGGAGAGTTCAATGTGACCGTTAGGACTGTGGAGAAAAATGGAGAATCTCTCCAGCCGGAGTCGGGAGACAGAGGAGAGGGGAGAACCAGGGGGAGAAAACAGGACAGCAACAGAACGATGATCGGAGGGCTCAGGAGAAAAGGAAAACCGGAGGGCGGGTATGTGGACGCAGAACCCAAAGCAGGTGAGAACTGCCACTCTACattataatgtttaccttcttggaagggaaacatattttgctacgtttcttttccctcttcttcttcctcttcttcccttccaaacaaataaggtcaatgacctggaccagatagctgtcaccatggttactggtaaagtagaagacaccctgtggtgttggattacattgtacatcatgtaGCAGGTGCTGGAGGGACCTGGTAACCTTATACATGAAATGTGTTTGAGTAGCAGTGAGTTGTTTGGCTAGACCGTGCGAAGgtaaatattttgtatttgcttgcaaatgttaccattCTGGTTTCTCCTTTACATTCAAGAATATGAGAAAATACAAACATCAACTAGAAATTCCTGTTATTGGTCAGTACCATTTTGaaggaaagccacaccttgaACACATTAAAAAAGGTACCACATGTGTTTAGAAATAGTGTTTTTAGAAAATAGTGGAGGTTCATCTTAATCTTTTCCTTGCTGCTTAACCCTGTAACAAATACAAATTCACTGACTACCTTCGCAGGCTAAaggttagtagtagtagtcactgtagtagtagtagtacgtgcacaggccagcaCCTTGCTatgggttataccgcccttttttcGGGGTGAGATACCTATTccttggctgtcatacaagacggagATGCACCAGTTCTCCCGTCcaggtgaatgatgtaaatcttatggctgatacgagacggaggttcgccaggcctccatccgggtgatttgtagtgaatcaccaactccagacagaaggatttggaccatcgcacaccagggcatgcccctgctctaAAGGTTAACTCAGCCAAACTCTTGACCAACAGAGAAAAACAACACTGAAAAATTTCAAATCCTTTATGCTTCATGCTTTAGGTGGGAGAGGGGATGCAGACTTGGCAGCAGCTACAGAAGAGTACTACAGACAGCTGCATGAAGGGCAGGATGGTGAGGAGGAAGAGCAGGATGAGGAGGACACAGGAGATGTAGCAGGAAATGATGGAGATGATGCAACAAGAAAATATCCATTCCTAAAGGTACAGTACACTGAACTTCACCTTCTCCCTAggcctgctgcctaactctgtacgCTCGTTTTCATTCAAatttacacattttgcaagccattaccgtttgaagtaagacattcctgacattaagatatgctaCATATAAGGTgacaaactgtcatttttatgacgacttaaaacttttttggCTTTCAAAAACGACAGTTTctcaccttatatgtggcatatcttaatgtcaggaatgtcttacttcaaacggtaatggaagttacaaaatgtgtacattcaaatgagaacgaacgtataaccaatagggaattgggtaaCAAATGGCCATTTCAGTGTGCTAGAAAACTAAAGGTTGTTCATAAGCAGCTGTACTAAACTTTCAGACATTACCTAGATTAAGTTCTTGTTATGCATGTACCACAATCTAGTTGGCACTCAGGttcatatatcatattataaGTGCCATTAGCCATTTTGAGGCCGTATGGCCAATGGGTTGTTGTCCTCTGTGTCTTGAGCACTCGTCTGACACTGTATTGGGGGGCGGAGCCCAACTATCTCCTTCTactgccttttaccttcccaactgaagtcaggtaccagtTTTTACACCTAGGCAGAGTGAGGAAAGcagtataaagtgcctttcccacggATACAACGTCTagtcaggaatgccaggaatcgaacccgtgacctctcaatctaacctccgctagcctagccactggGCCTTTCAACATCACTCAAATTTATATAGTTTTTGATTAcctatttatttttttaaatacatttgttTCATCTTTAACATCTGGGTGGGCCCTTCAGCCATAAGCTGATTTCTAAGGGGGCCAGAAacacatgaaataaaacaaatggGAAATGCAGGAATATTCAACAATGTCACAGAAAATAACTCAACTAAAGACATATGAGAGGAAATTAACATACctaaaaacatttcaatgataatgaaatgaaatatgacaAGTATAAAATGAGAACTACCAATTCTACAAGGTAATATATCGATCAACATTTGCACTAATCTAATTTTGTATGCGCATATTTTGGTTGCAGAAGTTCATGTTCACCTTCATGTCATCGAGACAACAGCAGATCTTTGAGAGAAAGTTTGACGAGATTGACCTCGAAGGTCAAGGGGTCATTACCACTGAGACGCTGAAGAGTAGGATGTTTGGGACCTTAAAAGAGAGAGATCTGGATCTCCTTATGAAGGTATTACtattaacctccattaacattgaaccaccaggttacataaagcCGCCACTTTgtaaaacagtgggtttgagagatctcttgtacagcaccccccaggtatgcacagtttagatatacaagagtgcattatactggcggACGTTGGGtctgagatctgtttggatgtatctttccagggtggcggaattatgtaccttggtggaattatgtttaacttagtagatgttaattTGTATTCATGTGTCTTCAACTAGAAGTATCGACTGATAAAGCTGTGAATTGCACCTTAGTCTTCAATCATTATGATTTCAGATGTATGAATAAGTTTTTCCTGCCTGTTAAAAGATGTGCTTTactttgttgaaaaatatgtctTACATTTTTTTCGACTTCAAAATTATTTTAAGTTCCTATCAATGAAATTTATGTTTTTCTACCACTCTAGGTGTTTGACTTGAACAGTGATAAGACAATAGACAAGAGGGAGTTTGTGACAGTGGCGGCCCTTAACGACAAACTGAGGGGAATAACGTAAGCACATCctttcatttttgtatctctcttACCATTTCTACAATCTGAGCATTCTTTCCTAAATGTATTGCATCTATCAAAAAAACATCTTTTGTGTCTCTGCCTTGTGGAGATGTCATTTTAATTCCTTCAATACTTCCCTCATGTTCAGCTATACTAGGAAGTATATCTGTTATGTGTGCTTGTCTTAATGACTAACAAAACATCCAGTTGTATATCATTATAATTTCTGCTGTTGGCAGTTGGGAAAACTGTTTATTTACTAACTTTGGTTCATCTGTTCTGTTATGTAACATATTCATTTGATTTTTTCCTGTCTGTCAATGTGTAGTTTGACGCTTAGGCCTTACCAATTTGATATGTTGGTTCTCATATCTAAAAgataatgctagattggaaaatcaaagaaaatagagtctgaggagaaagtctgtaccttggtacacaaaGTTTCAGGGGATGAACAAAGTTAGAGAAGCGAGCTTTCCtcacagccttctgttttcatgatttccgCTCGCTACGGTTTTACATAAAATTGTTACAGAACCAACAaattcaattggtgtggcctaagtatgcTATAACTGAGTGGTGTTTGTGAGGACAGGTGGTAAGGGTGACAATGATGTCTTCTTTAACCCTGACTGTGCCTGATGTTTCTCACTAGGGGTGATATGCACTTACTTGATGCATTTACTGGTGACAGAAAGGACACAAGGTACCAGGGTGTGACGTGAAGTGATGTGATGTGAAACTAACAAATACAAAGTTTATGCAACTGGCCTAGATCTTCGATCTTAgaccttaagcccccctctcactggacccgcggcacgctggctgTGTTGCTGCATCCTGAACTGAAtctgtgttactcttgacttcataattatggcaatatcattcaaaacatgcaaatatgaccaaaaagacaacaaaacacttgtactcggagaggattatgttttcggttgaaaaatctgttgggtgggtctgaatgtatgtcaggagcataactcaagaaaacttcaatgaatctttatgatttttggtaggtgtatagtggttgtgtaaaggaaggtcaagttcgaaaatggtttaccttgcgtttttcaatagtactgcagcggacttagcatttttttgtgtttgtatgtaggcaaaaaaagtgacggaaacgttgatggatcttcatgattttttgcaggtgtgtagatgttgtgaaaatggaggtcaagttcaaaaatggttctcctggcactttccgtcggtactgcatcgggctttgtgtggatgtgaattttcttgtggacaacataactcaagaagctgttgatggatccttatgatatttagtggatgggtaggatttaccgaaaggaaggtcaagttcgataatgggccttctagcgggtaccaaaggtactgcagcagagcttcaaaatttaggggcatattttctgaaagtgctatggtcatgatttttgtgtggtagatagttcgtgccacagaaagtaagttctgtaaattttggccccctagcggcttgttaagaaccgcagtgggtgtttttgttttgacattcggacatgaataacttgagaatgggttgacagatcgtcgtgatgtttggtatgtagagagctcggatggtactttacataatcaatgactaattatgcaaataaggagctaatttgcataattagtcaggaaagtttgttaacccactgcctttcaatgggacatgggacagtgtcaggtcatgtaaacagatagccttgcataaacgtacatgtaggtcaaataaataaactattctccaagcagaggtgtgggtcctgctggtttttgacgcgttcagtttaagcatttttgttcaacacggttggcgacataatgaaatagggacaaaatagaaagcctgactagaaacacctaaaaacgtgccagatttattctattcatatgtattgactgtactatttcatcatcactttcaactttcaacactgccatatcgaacctttgtggcccatataatatcaagatactcatattttttcatgaccagttataacatatatcagcacactctacacatatactagtcctgtaccaccaaatgatttttaaccctatcttaactggactcattcgcccaatcataacgtccaaatggtatggtgcatgatcaaatttgcagggggtgataggcacgtaaatataaatcactttccataataagccttgattatttggcgaagataatgtgtttgtggaactctagtttgtcaatgaaattcgttgagtgcattgtcaatttgatcggccgctttgaattgaaaaaaaaaaatgatatggaAACGACAAGCAggaaaaatggacaaaaagaGACTACCCTtaggatttataaataaatgaatagagtAAACTATGCCACTCGCCTGTTCTGTGGACATTTTTGTATTCTTAAAAAAAACGAAATTGCAAAGTAGGCAATAGGCTGATAGACCCAAGGCTACTGAAGTTTGTGTGGCTGCTGAGAAATTTGTTGAAATATGCTATAGCAACTGAttgctgtgttgtgctgtgttgtgctgtgttccTCTGTCTCAAAATTAACCTTTTTACATGTGTGGTGACTTATATATCACATGTAGTATTGTTTCTGAGATCATCTACAACATTAACAAGTTTTCTTACATTACTTTTGCAGTACGCTGAGCCCAAATGATCCACTAGAGCTGAATCTTGACAAGCTGGCCTTCCACATACAGGCCTACAAGGAGATGTTTCAGGTACGTGACAGCATAACTGTTCACAACAAACTGATCATTGTCAGTATCATCATCCAACTGTCATAAGCACCCCCATGATCATTAAGATCCTTTTGTGACCTTAGTTCTTGCTGTATCCCATCATAACTTTTTGCCGTACCCAATGACGGACATCGCACGGCCTGACAATGTGTTGTCACTCAAAAGTCGTGTCTAACTACCCTGGACAGCAACGTCATACACAGTTTCATGTAGACAATGCCAAGGTAAAATTTCCTGACCACCTCTTTGCCAAGgagagttttttttacaaatctcCCCAAATCTTGAgaacatttttgttgacaaatGTGGTCTAGAGTGCTCACGGGGTCTGCAGGAATGTTCTCAATATTACATGCAACATGACAAAATCAATGTAAATCTTATGTTCCATATCGTAGTAGCGTGCGTAAGTCCAATGGTTAGCAATCCTGCCTCTAGACCAAGAGGCCATCAGTTTGGATCCTGGCTGTGCCACTCACCCTACATatgcatgctaccggaaagggtcaccATTATTAGGATGGGACGtgaagccgtggtccactgttcattgtgccagtcaaaaagagctaggggaatttccccggtacaatgaacctgtaaatactgtacatagcatctgtcttctctatcacgaccagtggaaaaatagctTTTCAGTGAGCTTTTCTGCTTTGAGGTCACTTTCATCACTTTTTCTATGCCCTTTTCCCGCTCTTTCATGGGACACCTGTACTGTCCGTCCCTCCCCGCAGGTGGTTGACACAGACGGAGACGGGCGCCTGACGATGGAGGAGATCATGTTACTGCTGTCCGCAGCTGTAGGGACGCAGGTGGGAACAGACAAGGAGCTGGTCAGGGCCATCATCAAGGTGTTGGATAAGGACGGAAATGGTGAGTtctcaaaaccttttttttaactttaggccacaccaatttttgtttcttcttggaatagcctctcatgtttttcccattttgaaaaataattgggtcgctattcccagtcgtaaatttttactcacgattttactattttgttcagttgtaaaactcaatagccaccaaaatagattataaaggcctgcacatacctaaaaagtgtggtgcCGTCGCATTTTATcaaaagttataatttttcagttATTAAAGCTATTTCATAATATCAATCCATGTATTACATgacaaaaggtaattttgttactgaaattatagctctagatcaaagaaaggggtgcattgcataaaatgagccatacaaagctgaaatttgaataatcctcttattctttatgttatgtacagtacatgtaaaccctaatcttcaccccagactatttgcgaaaaattttatttttctgaaaaaatccaagaagcaacaaatgaaattggtatggccttaagTATAAGATACATACATTATGTCATGCAAATCCAAAGGTTGTGTGAAGGCTGTCTGGTATTGCTTAGGAATGTCTTTTATGATACAAGAATATCCAGGATACATCTAATAAACTGAAGCATTCTAAAACTTaatgttgtaatttttctcCATAAATTGAAATCATTGCAAAGTAATATGTATAGGTAGTGGATGCTTCTCCGACTCATACTGTCAGATATGGTTCCAATTAGCTGATAACAGgctcaaatcctgggaagggcatctcggttggggctgcaccagtcTTTCGGAAGGGTCATAAAATAGAGGTCCTGTATTTATCTAAGGGaaggggctagcaacccctccctgtgaaaatgtaccctgctacagcaaggaaacctgtcGACCTATTTGCCACTAGGCACTTACGACAAggctgtaaacaacaacaaaagagaaTTGAATATTTTTTTGGTGATGCCTCAGAGGCGAGCCTAATagtgtgcagtctgcaagaattctagggaTTGTGCAgaaatgtgtccacaggaatttcagtccacaggacgataactcaagaatgcctggacaaattatcttcatatttggtaggtgggtaggttcTTGCGatacctcgaaatgattagattttttgtttttgttttgcaggcTCTATAGACTTTGTGGAGTACCTCTCCTTCATCCCGTTCTTCCTCCACATCCATCAGTACATCGTGCAGCGTCCAATCAGCATCACCGACGTGGAGAACGCTCGTCAGGCCGTCCAGAAGGCTCTGTCCAGGAGAAGCCTATGATCACAGCGCACTCtaccgtaaatcttgaaactttcgcagtggttttacatttgcagtggtttgattATCATGACACtacaaatatgcatttttgGCGAAACCTCAGGGGTGAGCCTAGTGATATAGTATTGTTACTGTGTtactactaacagtaactgtactgcagaattgtttcaactacgtatctaaaacactgcaaaaacttcattttccttcctactgtgaaataaaaccattgcaaaagtaaatgaatttacagttaaCACAGAGTGGGAAGTGTGCATAGAATGAAAGTTCTAACATTCTTGCTTAGCATTTCTGATGTGCCATGCTTTAAATAAGTGTTAACAAAGTGTTGGAAGTATCTTCAGGAAAGGAGGATTTGGAAGTTGTGAAATCCCAAACTTGTCTTTAGGAGCATTTTGTGAGAACCTTTGATATTGTTCTCTGAGACATTTTTTTAAGGGTGGCTACTATTATTTTCAAGGTGTTTTGGGAGTACTCCAAATAAGAGATTATCAACTATTTTTATCCCAATAAAAATGTGTGTTGCACAGCTTTAACATGACGTGTGGCACAAAAGATGCATCAAAATGCTTTTCAGAACACAAATTAATGCAATTATGTTTATTGTACATAGACGTTTTTGTGTGAACACTTGTTAAAAGAGAATATTGTAGACAAAAGTAATATTTTCTCATGTGGAATGAAACCCCATCAGAAAGCCTTTTCTATACTTATATCAAGAGTTGATTTGTTAACTATATATATTTAGAATTAtatatgttatcattattattatcatgtcATTTGGAGGAGTTATGGTGAAAATTTATGCACACAACTAATGAGACATATTATTAAGATGAAGCCACACTAATTTATTAATTCTTGGTTCTCTGggtttttattcaatttttcataAGCTGCTTGTATAGAATGCATCTGCTGCTTTTCAGTGTTGTACATAAAATCATTTCATACGTTTTATGTGAGACGAAGGAAAgcttataattatataaaagTGGAAGCCACAATTGGAATAAATGTTTATCATACCAGGGTAACATTTACTCAATCAAAGAGCAGTGAAAATTGTAAGCCACATGTAATATTACTGTATGGTGTTTGCAATTATTATAGAATTTTGTATCTATAATTTTCTATTTTCCTGGAGTCAGTGAGAATAAAGATATATATCTTCATCTGGATGAGTGATTATTGAAAGAACATTGCGgccaaataaaacaaattaagGTAAGACTGGCTGACTTACGTAGGCAAGTTTGAAAACTAAAATCCAAGTTCCTCTGCACATATATTCATACACATATTGGTACGAGTATCGTACTAGCATATACGTTCAGCTTCTTATCACTTATTGGTAATGGGGAATACGTAGGATTGTATCATGGCTTTAGACGATCAACTGATAAAtctatgctaattaggaccatatttgcataataagtgaGAAACATTTACAATACATCATTtcgtgaaggtatgaggtcgcggaactctagttgcGTTCACAACGCTGTTCTAGaactaacaaaaaaaaagagttgACTGTTCCAGAACTTCAACCAGCCTAACAACGGTGTTCGAACAGACTTGTTTACTGTCTCAACTAGTCTGAGCAGCAGACACAGACTTAAAGTTCTTCCGTTCGTTTGGTTCTGACTTGAGATATTTTGGTTCTGACTTGAGACAGTCATGTCGAGACGACGTACAAGCAACCGGAGAAGACGCCGGCGGTCCCGAGCGGTCATGTTTCCTTCATCTAATGGCTACGACACCCCACAAGTTGGACGCCGGTGGTTATTGAAAGCAGTTTTGGTTACGGGACTACTGCTTGTGGCTGTGACGGCGGTAGGTACTCTTGTAGCCCACATCTTAGCTAACAATGCATGTGTTGTAAATTCGAACTGTGGTATTCAAAGTTGTAACAAGTGTAAAATCATGTTAGCCACACAAGACTACAGCAGCTAACTGTTTTAGGTAACGTTATTTGTGTCTTTTTTGCTTGAAATCTTTTCCTCTGGTAGGGGAGTTCGGACTCATGTTCAAACTAGGTATTTGTTATGTATTTATTCATCTGACATCATTGGAGGGAAAACCTTATGATTAGCCTTCGGTTTGCCAAATCTTTACTTAGTAATCCTATCTTCAGGAATTGGTTACCCCCCTCCCGATCGGAAATCCACGCTAGATATCTAAGGTGCCCACCAACTTTGTATTCAATTGGCAAAAACAAACCGCTATAAAAACAGCCCCATTCCATACTTCACTCATCTATTGAATACATACACCTGATAACATCTCCCGATGTCGATTTATCTAGTTTACAGTATCGGATGATAAACCTCGTTTCTTCTTTTATCATGTGTACGATGAGAATTCCTGTATTTGGTTTCTTCAATTCCTCGTACGatacgttttctttttcttgttacaGTATCTCTTATTTCATCTTGTACAGCACTAGTTGCTTGTATAGTACTAGTTGTTTTGATTTAGATTAGAATAGTATAAGTCGCTTATATTTGAGTTACATTTTGTCATATGCAATACATATATGCCTATaaaaaagtacgcaattcagcagaGGACGCTGCgctgaggacgctgccatgtatTTTAGAGAGCAATGAACGAATCAGTAAACTTATATATACTATCTACATTTACTATTTATAAGTTTTAGTGTCTTTAGtgtcaaatatttcattttccataatgtacGAGTGTAAAGAATCTAATAAGTGAGCAAAACTATGATGACAAAGGGTGGGAAAATATGCTGAATAAATTTAAAAACATACCCATTGGAAAGACCGCAAGCAATGCAATACATTTATGAAAGTTTcatatccaggtaaacaatatctaaAGACAACTCAATATCTCTAACTGGGTAAGATATAGAGATTTCGTaaggacgtttcgagtgacatccagcTCTCTTAGTAACCTAGAAAAGCAAGGATTCTTAGTACGGGGCAATACATACCTGTAAAGAAACAAATTACATTTGATAAACTTAGTTTGAAAACATGGCAGGATTCCTAGCCTTCGTATTACgtcgatgaagtttagacatcctgTTGATAAGATACACcgaaatgacagttactcaagcaactggataaaatttttgatcatcaaaacatcatcaAACTTTTGATTCATCAGGTGATCAATGGTAACTACATGTCTTgatgttgtcttcttttttatCAGGTTGTTGCCATGACTACCCCCTCCTACATCGGTAATGATGAAGCTACTGCAGACGTGATGCACTCCGCACATTCCGGAGAAACCACTCTGCTCCGTGAGAAGCCCACATCTACTGCAGACGTGATGCACTCCGCACATTCCGATGAATCCACTCTGCTCCGTGAGAAGACCGCATCTACTGCAGACGTGACGCACTCCGCAC carries:
- the LOC136437954 gene encoding uncharacterized protein isoform X2 codes for the protein MATDLHGTELMYNRIIGPRTNALSVDQHKSRHGIRLRSMSFPRKSKRGLRSPSSPALSMATPMATQLVPMVTSSSALLQRERTFPTASGATPKGSSMVPAEFPQADTPEPEVIEEVFPIQYPLLHDEMNRQRAIAAQSFGAGLKIKQVPLPQLYKQEKDQPRSRTPSARGVRAVPVYKDRETPSPAPQATTSRLYLRDTRSPIRNMSEQQRRLQDEEKARMRTKVMKRTAEIVGHRVDRMYYMMGSNVPLLYRYQVDDDELNRLRELSQARSGTSHYGRGLSSGMGKYKQWSHEMAPQDYQATPDNLPGATTIPVIRHEAEGSSEQLNSTKKHPSPVSSRASPTAEHQQMHSIHIQVERLSLKDGSMQDGPASLNVEINSSPEGTVKNPSAAGGGETGEPDDHGSAAESVALPGEEGGEEETSGVPTEEAAAWQRGEEGEESEGEQEETVPGAGEAEASQDQSQLDSGGPQLTVSRHSTPQPNVALIKIVKGDRGPRRRDDVFNTKFDNPEEEESQIQSSEQFDEGQIQDGEWVPRVDEDADDNDDDDDDDKHGGNNVAEGESYTRSYGEFNVTVRTVEKNGESLQPESGDRGEGRTRGRKQDSNRTMIGGLRRKGKPEGGYVDAEPKAGGRGDADLAAATEEYYRQLHEGQDGEEEEQDEEDTGDVAGNDGDDATRKYPFLKKFMFTFMSSRQQQIFERKFDEIDLEGQGVITTETLKSRMFGTLKERDLDLLMKVFDLNSDKTIDKREFVTVAALNDKLRGITGDMHLLDAFTGDRKDTSTLSPNDPLELNLDKLAFHIQAYKEMFQVVDTDGDGRLTMEEIMLLLSAAVGTQVGTDKELVRAIIKVLDKDGNGSIDFVEYLSFIPFFLHIHQYIVQRPISITDVENARQAVQKALSRRSL